The proteins below come from a single Burkholderia sp. FERM BP-3421 genomic window:
- the ppsA gene encoding phosphoenolpyruvate synthase, whose translation MTNAANVAKDQAYVIPFEQLRMIDVEIVGGKNASLGEMISQLAEAGVRVPTGFATTALAFRDFLKHNTLTERIAKRLESLDIDDVKALAEAGGEIRKWIVDAPMQPRLEAEIRAQFEILQNNSPEELSFAVRSSATAEDLPDASFAGQQESYLNVVGVTDVLDRMKHVFASLYNDRAISYRVHKGFTHAEVALSAGVQRMVRSDVGAAGVMFTLDTESGFKDAVFITSSYGLGETVVQGAVNPDEFYVFKTTLAQDKYPIIRRSIGSKLIKMEFTQPGEPGRVKTVDVSHEQRNRYSITDEDVIELAKYAVIIEKHYQRPMDIEWGKDGRDGKIFILQARPETVKSQAAGKAEQRFKLKGQSQVLATGRAIGQKIGAGPVRVIHDPSEMERVQPGDVLVADMTDPNWEPVMKRAAAIVTNRGGRTCHAAIIARELGVPAVVGCGDATDVLKDGALVTVSCAEGDEGKIYDGLLETEVTEVQRGELPAIPVKIMMNVGNPQLAFDFSQLPNAGVGLARLEFIINNNIGVHPRAILEYPNIDQDLKKAVESVARGHASPRAFYVDKLTEGIATIAAAFYPKPVIVRLSDFKSNEYKKLIGGSRYEPDEENPMLGFRGASRYIAEDFAQAFEMECLALKRVRGEMGLDNVEIMVPFVRTVKQAERVVGLLAKYGLKRGENGLRLVMMCEVPSNAILAEAFLEYFDGFSIGSNDLTQLTLGLDRDSGMELLAADFDERDPAVKFMLKRAIDACRAQNKYVGICGQGPSDHPDFAQWLTDEGIASISLNPDTIIDTWQALAAAKK comes from the coding sequence ATGACTAACGCAGCAAACGTCGCAAAGGACCAGGCGTATGTAATTCCGTTCGAGCAGTTGCGGATGATCGATGTTGAAATCGTGGGCGGCAAGAACGCGTCCCTGGGCGAGATGATCAGTCAGCTCGCCGAGGCAGGGGTTCGGGTGCCCACGGGTTTCGCGACCACCGCGCTCGCTTTCCGTGATTTCCTCAAGCACAACACGCTCACCGAACGTATCGCCAAGCGTCTCGAGTCGCTCGACATCGACGACGTGAAGGCGCTCGCCGAAGCGGGCGGCGAAATCCGCAAGTGGATCGTCGACGCGCCGATGCAGCCGCGTCTCGAGGCGGAAATCCGCGCGCAGTTCGAGATCCTCCAGAACAACTCGCCCGAGGAGCTGTCGTTCGCGGTGCGCTCGTCGGCGACCGCGGAAGACCTGCCCGACGCCTCGTTCGCCGGCCAGCAGGAGTCCTACCTGAACGTGGTCGGCGTCACCGACGTGCTCGATCGCATGAAGCACGTGTTCGCGTCGCTGTACAACGACCGCGCGATCTCGTATCGCGTCCACAAGGGCTTCACGCACGCAGAGGTCGCCCTGTCGGCCGGCGTGCAGCGCATGGTGCGCTCCGACGTCGGCGCGGCGGGGGTGATGTTCACGCTCGACACCGAGTCGGGCTTCAAGGACGCCGTGTTCATCACCTCCAGCTACGGCCTCGGCGAGACGGTCGTGCAGGGCGCGGTGAACCCGGATGAGTTCTATGTGTTCAAGACCACGCTCGCGCAGGACAAGTATCCGATCATCCGCCGCTCGATCGGCTCGAAGCTGATCAAGATGGAGTTCACGCAGCCGGGCGAGCCGGGCCGCGTGAAGACGGTCGACGTGTCGCACGAGCAGCGCAACCGCTACTCGATCACCGACGAGGACGTGATCGAGCTGGCGAAGTACGCGGTGATCATCGAGAAGCACTACCAGCGTCCGATGGACATCGAGTGGGGCAAGGACGGCCGCGATGGCAAGATCTTCATCCTGCAGGCGCGCCCCGAGACGGTGAAGAGCCAGGCGGCCGGCAAGGCCGAGCAGCGCTTCAAGCTCAAGGGCCAGTCGCAGGTGCTCGCGACCGGTCGCGCGATCGGCCAGAAGATCGGCGCGGGCCCGGTGCGGGTGATCCACGATCCGTCCGAGATGGAGCGCGTGCAGCCCGGTGACGTGCTGGTTGCCGACATGACCGACCCGAACTGGGAGCCGGTGATGAAGCGCGCCGCCGCGATCGTCACGAACCGCGGCGGCCGCACCTGCCACGCGGCGATCATCGCGCGCGAGCTGGGCGTGCCGGCCGTGGTCGGCTGCGGCGACGCCACCGACGTGCTGAAGGACGGCGCGCTCGTCACCGTGTCGTGTGCGGAAGGCGACGAAGGCAAGATCTACGACGGCCTGCTCGAGACCGAGGTCACCGAGGTGCAGCGCGGCGAGCTGCCGGCGATCCCGGTGAAGATCATGATGAACGTCGGCAATCCGCAGCTCGCCTTCGATTTCTCGCAGCTGCCGAACGCGGGCGTCGGTCTCGCGCGCCTCGAGTTCATCATCAACAACAACATCGGCGTTCACCCGAGGGCGATCCTCGAGTACCCGAACATCGACCAGGACCTGAAGAAGGCGGTCGAGAGCGTTGCGCGCGGCCATGCGTCGCCGCGGGCGTTCTATGTCGACAAGCTCACGGAAGGCATCGCGACGATCGCCGCGGCGTTCTATCCGAAGCCCGTGATCGTGCGCCTGTCCGACTTCAAGTCGAACGAGTACAAGAAGCTGATCGGCGGTTCGCGCTACGAGCCGGACGAGGAAAACCCGATGCTGGGCTTCCGCGGCGCGTCGCGCTACATCGCCGAGGACTTCGCGCAGGCCTTCGAGATGGAATGCCTGGCGCTCAAGCGCGTGCGTGGCGAGATGGGCCTCGACAACGTCGAGATCATGGTGCCGTTCGTGCGGACCGTGAAGCAGGCGGAGCGCGTGGTCGGCTTGCTCGCGAAGTACGGCCTGAAGCGCGGCGAGAACGGCCTGCGCCTCGTGATGATGTGCGAGGTGCCGTCGAACGCGATCCTCGCGGAAGCGTTCCTCGAGTATTTCGACGGCTTCTCGATCGGCTCGAACGACCTCACGCAGCTCACGCTCGGCCTCGATCGCGATTCCGGCATGGAGTTGCTCGCGGCCGACTTCGACGAGCGCGACCCGGCGGTCAAGTTCATGCTCAAGCGCGCGATCGATGCGTGCCGCGCGCAGAACAAGTACGTCGGCATCTGCGGCCAGGGCCCGTCCGATCACCCGGACTTCGCGCAATGGCTGACCGATGAAGGGATCGCCTCGATCTCGCTGAATCCGGATACGATCATCGATACGTGGCAGGCACTGGCCGCGGCGAAGAAGTAA
- the ppsR gene encoding posphoenolpyruvate synthetase regulatory kinase/phosphorylase PpsR yields MLPTVFIVSDGTGITAETFAHSILSQFDQKFRLVRVPFIDSLDKAYSAVEKINEATIHDGRRPIVFTTLVDGESNEIVKRSNALVLDMFQRFVEPLELELQMKSSHAMGRGHQNADTDEYKSRIEAINFSLAHDDGQSNRNLADADVILVGVSRSGKTPTSLYLAMQYGVKAANYPLIPEDFERGKLPTPLVAHRDKLFGLSIDPQRLSEIRNERRPGSKYAAPENCRYEINEAEAMMRREGIKWLSSTHKSIEEIATTILQEIKLERQSY; encoded by the coding sequence ATGCTGCCAACCGTATTCATCGTCTCCGACGGCACCGGGATCACTGCCGAGACCTTCGCGCACTCGATCCTGTCCCAGTTCGACCAGAAATTCCGGCTCGTCCGCGTGCCGTTCATCGATTCGCTCGACAAAGCCTATTCGGCAGTCGAGAAGATCAACGAGGCGACGATCCACGACGGCCGCCGGCCGATCGTGTTCACCACGCTCGTCGACGGCGAATCGAACGAGATCGTCAAGCGCTCGAACGCGCTCGTGCTCGACATGTTCCAGCGCTTCGTCGAACCGCTCGAACTGGAACTCCAGATGAAGTCGAGCCACGCGATGGGGCGCGGCCACCAGAACGCCGACACCGATGAATACAAGAGCCGGATCGAGGCGATCAACTTCTCGCTCGCGCACGACGACGGCCAGTCGAACCGCAACCTGGCCGACGCCGACGTGATCCTGGTCGGCGTGTCGCGCAGCGGCAAGACCCCGACCAGCCTCTATCTCGCGATGCAGTACGGCGTGAAGGCGGCCAACTACCCGCTGATCCCCGAGGATTTCGAGCGCGGCAAGCTGCCGACGCCGCTCGTCGCGCACCGCGACAAGCTGTTCGGGCTGTCGATCGATCCGCAGCGGCTCTCGGAGATCCGCAACGAGCGCCGACCGGGCAGCAAATATGCCGCCCCGGAGAACTGCCGCTACGAGATCAACGAGGCCGAGGCGATGATGCGGCGCGAAGGGATCAAATGGCTGTCGTCGACCCACAAGTCGATCGAGGAGATCGCGACAACGATCCTGCAGGAAATCAAGCTCGAACGGCAGTCGTACTGA
- the rnhB gene encoding ribonuclease HII, with the protein MNAMRGASAAPQSGLDFSLPDERVCGVDEAGRGPLAGPVVAAAVILDPARPIDGLDDSKALSAKKRERLYELIVANAQSYCVASASVEEIDTLNILHATMLAMKRAVEGLAVRPTLAQIDGNRCPTLSVRSEAIIGGDALVPSISAASILAKVTRDRMLVELHARFPMYGFDAHAGYGTAKHLAALREHGPCEAHRRTFAPVRAALKPSR; encoded by the coding sequence ATGAATGCCATGCGTGGCGCGTCCGCCGCGCCTCAATCCGGTCTCGACTTCAGCCTGCCCGACGAACGCGTGTGCGGCGTGGATGAAGCCGGGCGCGGCCCGCTCGCCGGCCCGGTCGTCGCCGCCGCGGTGATCCTCGATCCCGCCCGCCCGATCGACGGGCTCGACGATTCGAAGGCGTTGAGCGCCAAGAAGCGCGAACGGCTCTATGAGCTGATCGTCGCGAACGCGCAGTCCTATTGCGTTGCCTCGGCGTCCGTCGAGGAGATCGATACGCTCAACATCCTGCACGCGACGATGCTCGCGATGAAGCGCGCCGTCGAAGGTCTCGCGGTGCGTCCAACGCTCGCGCAGATCGACGGCAATCGCTGCCCGACGCTGTCGGTGCGCAGCGAGGCGATCATCGGCGGCGACGCGCTGGTGCCGAGCATCTCCGCCGCGTCGATCCTCGCGAAGGTGACGCGCGACCGGATGCTGGTCGAACTGCATGCGCGCTTCCCGATGTACGGCTTCGACGCGCACGCGGGCTACGGCACCGCGAAGCATCTCGCCGCGCTGCGCGAGCATGGCCCGTGCGAGGCGCACCGCCGCACCTTCGCACCGGTGCGCGCGGCCTTGAAGCCGTCCCGATGA
- a CDS encoding NfeD family protein has translation MLSGQLFWWIGAGVFIVAELLSGTFYLLMIALGFAAGGLAHLAGGSLHWQLAGAAIVALVAVIVLRRSGLGRKQRRDASSNPDVNLDIGATIAVDGWRDRHARAQYRGAQWDVELAAGERDDARLYEVRAVRGNCLIVAAKPAA, from the coding sequence ATGTTGTCAGGCCAGCTGTTTTGGTGGATCGGGGCCGGCGTGTTCATCGTCGCGGAGTTGCTGTCCGGCACCTTCTATCTGTTGATGATCGCGCTCGGCTTCGCGGCGGGCGGGCTTGCCCATCTCGCGGGCGGCTCGCTGCACTGGCAGCTCGCGGGCGCGGCGATCGTCGCGCTGGTCGCGGTGATCGTGCTGCGGCGCTCGGGGCTCGGCCGCAAGCAGAGGCGCGACGCGTCGAGCAATCCCGATGTCAACCTCGACATCGGCGCGACGATCGCCGTCGACGGCTGGCGCGACCGCCACGCCCGCGCGCAGTACCGCGGCGCGCAGTGGGACGTCGAGCTGGCCGCCGGCGAGCGCGACGACGCGCGCCTCTACGAGGTGCGCGCGGTGCGCGGCAACTGCCTGATCGTTGCCGCGAAACCCGCGGCCTGA
- a CDS encoding TrmH family RNA methyltransferase codes for MKAITSRDNPLYKRLKALAGSTQQQRRAGQALLEGLHLASAYLDTAGQPALCVVTDGALQLDEARALVERVGAERVVTLPDALFGQLSTLVNGIGFLMLVETPAPTLPERVAVTSVVLDGVQDAGNVGSILRSAAAAGVTQVFCAPGTAHAWSSKVLRAGMGAHFLLEVYEDVDAQTLIERLDAPVALTDSHGAQALYDCDLAQPVVWVFGNEGAGVSARWREAATHRVTIPQPGGMESLNVAAAAAVCLFEQCRQQRGA; via the coding sequence ATGAAAGCGATCACCTCCCGCGACAACCCGCTCTACAAGCGCCTGAAGGCGCTGGCCGGTTCGACGCAGCAGCAGCGGCGCGCCGGCCAGGCGCTGCTCGAAGGGCTGCATCTCGCGAGCGCGTACCTCGATACGGCCGGGCAGCCGGCGCTGTGCGTGGTCACCGACGGCGCGCTGCAACTCGACGAGGCGCGCGCGCTGGTCGAGCGCGTCGGCGCCGAGCGGGTCGTCACGCTGCCGGATGCCTTGTTCGGCCAGTTGTCGACGCTCGTGAACGGCATCGGCTTCCTGATGCTCGTCGAGACGCCCGCGCCGACGCTGCCGGAGCGGGTGGCCGTGACGAGCGTCGTGCTCGACGGCGTGCAGGACGCGGGCAACGTCGGCTCGATCCTGCGCAGCGCGGCGGCGGCGGGCGTGACGCAGGTGTTCTGCGCGCCGGGCACCGCGCATGCGTGGTCGTCGAAGGTGCTGCGCGCGGGCATGGGCGCGCATTTCCTGCTCGAGGTGTACGAGGACGTCGACGCGCAGACGCTGATCGAACGGCTCGACGCGCCGGTCGCGCTGACCGATTCGCATGGCGCGCAGGCGCTCTACGATTGTGATCTCGCGCAGCCCGTGGTGTGGGTGTTCGGTAACGAGGGCGCGGGCGTGTCGGCGCGCTGGCGCGAGGCCGCGACGCATCGCGTGACGATTCCGCAGCCGGGCGGCATGGAATCGCTCAATGTCGCGGCTGCGGCGGCGGTGTGCCTGTTCGAGCAGTGCCGGCAGCAGCGGGGCGCGTGA